In the genome of Massilibacillus massiliensis, one region contains:
- a CDS encoding anion permease, with amino-acid sequence MNKNSRNAMIVLALGIILWFCPVPEGLKVEAWHLFIIFAMTILGFILQPLPIGAIALISVTFSALSKTLTLNQALAGFGNSTIWLIICAFLFARGFIKSGLGRRIAFVIIRLIGKSSLTLGYAITLSDFVISPATPSSAARAGGIIFPIIKSLSSALGSEPGPTARKFGAYIMQVEYHANAITCAMFLTAMAGNPLSVELAAKTIGIELTWTSWAVAAFVPGMISLMLMPLVLYKLYPPEIKAMPDAKGLAEKELEIMGPMTKIEKIVACVFIGALTLWATSEITQINATVVAMVAVCVMVIFNVLSWQDILQEKGAWDTMFWMGSLVALATALAKSGFIAWVADSAGALIAAAGLSWLVAFSALIIIYVYAHYGFASVTAHISAMYAAFLAISVAAGAPPLLAALAFAFLSNIMIPLTHFGGAAGPIIFGAGYVTQGEWWKLGFILTTLNVVIWLGIGGAWWKVLGLW; translated from the coding sequence ATGAATAAGAATAGTCGCAACGCGATGATCGTACTGGCGTTAGGTATCATTCTTTGGTTTTGTCCAGTTCCGGAAGGTTTAAAAGTAGAAGCGTGGCATTTATTTATCATCTTTGCCATGACCATTCTTGGCTTTATTCTACAGCCGCTGCCAATTGGAGCAATTGCACTGATTTCGGTTACGTTCTCAGCGTTGTCTAAAACCTTGACACTAAATCAAGCACTGGCTGGTTTTGGCAATAGTACAATTTGGCTTATTATTTGTGCATTTTTATTTGCGCGTGGTTTTATAAAAAGTGGTCTTGGCAGAAGAATTGCTTTTGTTATTATTCGTCTGATTGGCAAATCTTCTTTAACACTTGGGTATGCAATTACCTTAAGTGATTTTGTTATTTCACCGGCAACACCATCAAGTGCGGCACGGGCTGGCGGTATTATTTTCCCAATCATAAAAAGTCTGTCTTCCGCATTGGGGTCTGAACCTGGACCGACTGCTCGTAAATTTGGCGCATATATTATGCAGGTAGAATACCATGCAAATGCAATTACTTGCGCAATGTTTTTAACGGCAATGGCAGGAAATCCGCTTTCGGTGGAATTGGCGGCAAAAACGATTGGGATAGAACTTACCTGGACGTCTTGGGCGGTTGCGGCATTCGTTCCCGGCATGATTTCCTTGATGCTTATGCCGCTCGTTTTATATAAACTTTATCCACCGGAGATTAAAGCAATGCCTGATGCCAAAGGGTTAGCAGAGAAAGAGCTTGAAATCATGGGGCCGATGACGAAAATCGAAAAGATTGTTGCATGTGTGTTCATCGGTGCATTGACTCTTTGGGCAACTTCTGAAATTACGCAAATTAATGCGACGGTAGTTGCAATGGTTGCAGTTTGTGTTATGGTTATCTTTAATGTTCTGAGTTGGCAGGATATTTTGCAAGAAAAAGGTGCATGGGATACGATGTTTTGGATGGGGTCGTTGGTTGCATTGGCAACGGCTCTTGCAAAATCAGGTTTTATTGCTTGGGTAGCTGACTCGGCTGGTGCGTTAATCGCAGCGGCAGGTTTGTCCTGGCTGGTAGCCTTCTCAGCCTTAATTATTATTTATGTATATGCACATTATGGTTTTGCGAGTGTTACAGCGCATATTAGTGCAATGTATGCTGCGTTCCTTGCAATTTCTGTTGCTGCTGGAGCACCACCACTTCTTGCGGCTTTAGCATTTGCATTTTTATCTAATATTATGATTCCATTAACGCATTTTGGTGGCGCTGCAGGACCGATCATTTTTGGTGCAGGCTATGTAACACAGGGAGAATGGTGGAAATTAGGCTTTATTCTTACCACTTTAAATGTAGTTATCTGGCTAGGCATTGGCGGCGCTTGGTGGAAAGTACTAGGTTTATGGTAA
- a CDS encoding DMT family transporter has product MQTLSKNFLYIHLVVLSFAFSSLFGTLITMPALTILLGRIFSSVSFFFIFSKHTKEDQHFSKKIDFMYLALMGTVFLIHWLVFFQSVPLSTIAIGMLTFSNFPILARSIEPYFAKKELKLTDNFIANIVFCAILLILPNISMDNPTLQGIMYGSIAGCTYAVLSLINHTCVKQYQGLVISLYEQAVTTTFLLPFLFIKAPIFTINQILFLMLLGTIFTIAAHTVFIQGFKNVRKNTAELIAYFEPIYGIIIAFLVLQTLSTLDEIFGAIIILSTILYHSSKPSR; this is encoded by the coding sequence ATGCAAACGTTAAGCAAAAACTTCCTATACATCCACTTGGTCGTTTTATCCTTTGCATTTTCAAGCTTGTTTGGCACGCTAATTACGATGCCGGCCCTCACAATTCTACTAGGAAGAATCTTTTCTTCTGTAAGCTTTTTCTTCATTTTCTCAAAGCATACGAAGGAGGATCAACACTTTTCCAAGAAAATTGATTTTATGTATCTTGCTTTGATGGGAACCGTCTTTCTTATTCACTGGCTTGTATTTTTTCAGTCAGTGCCACTTTCTACAATTGCAATTGGTATGTTGACCTTTTCAAATTTCCCCATTTTAGCTCGTTCTATAGAACCTTACTTTGCAAAAAAAGAACTCAAGCTTACTGATAATTTTATCGCAAATATTGTATTTTGCGCTATCTTATTAATTTTGCCGAATATTTCTATGGATAATCCAACATTACAAGGGATCATGTATGGAAGCATTGCTGGTTGTACGTACGCAGTCTTGTCTTTGATCAATCACACCTGTGTGAAACAATATCAAGGGCTTGTTATCTCTCTTTATGAGCAGGCTGTTACAACTACTTTTTTATTGCCTTTTTTATTTATAAAGGCACCTATTTTCACCATCAATCAAATTCTATTTCTAATGCTTTTAGGGACAATTTTCACAATTGCTGCACACACCGTATTCATTCAAGGATTTAAAAATGTCCGTAAAAATACTGCAGAGCTAATTGCTTATTTCGAACCGATCTATGGAATTATAATTGCTTTTCTTGTTCTTCAGACACTTTCTACATTAGATGAAATTTTTGGTGCAATTATTATCTTAAGTACAATTTTATATCATTCCAGTAAACCATCACGATGA
- the purB gene encoding adenylosuccinate lyase, with the protein MASTTIDSQIFGCLFSTDKMREIFSDKSIAQKWLDTEAALAKAQGELGIIPKEKADEINKKANAALLDIPQIGEYYKSSITIVPLLKAFKAVLDDNAGEYVHWGATSQDIVDTGLVLQMRDAYDVLLEQLKSCQKSTLKLVKEHRDTIMCGRTHVIHALPITLGYKVAVWADELGRNIERMEAMKDRVFVGEMSGAVGTLASHPEKGLEVQARMMEILNLNVPAISWHVARDNQAEFVSTLAIIAGTIGKIASEILSLQRTEIIELEEPFFMGKVGSSTMPHKRNPQVVENIIAVCRSVRSIAPAIVESMVSENERDWGCFLTEWEAIPRACHLLGAALEKSMDVLEHLIVYPKHMENNLNKLRGIMMSECVMMHLAPKLGRMTAHDIVYRTCMKAYEEEEYMDVALKAEPKVREAFTDEEIAAMIDPHNYIGYAPQFADRVLEKYNAK; encoded by the coding sequence ATGGCATCAACAACAATCGATAGTCAAATTTTCGGCTGTTTATTCAGCACAGATAAAATGAGAGAGATTTTCAGCGATAAAAGTATTGCACAAAAATGGTTAGATACAGAAGCTGCGCTTGCAAAAGCACAAGGGGAATTAGGAATTATTCCAAAAGAAAAAGCAGATGAAATTAATAAAAAAGCAAATGCTGCATTATTGGATATTCCACAAATCGGCGAATATTATAAAAGCTCTATTACGATTGTTCCGTTATTAAAAGCGTTTAAAGCGGTTTTAGATGACAACGCAGGTGAATATGTGCACTGGGGCGCAACTAGTCAAGACATCGTCGATACAGGCCTTGTTTTGCAAATGCGAGATGCTTATGATGTATTGCTTGAACAATTAAAAAGCTGTCAGAAATCAACGCTTAAGTTGGTTAAAGAACATAGAGATACCATCATGTGTGGTCGTACGCATGTCATTCATGCATTGCCAATTACGCTTGGTTATAAAGTTGCTGTTTGGGCAGATGAACTTGGCAGAAATATCGAACGTATGGAAGCGATGAAAGATAGAGTTTTTGTTGGGGAAATGTCTGGTGCTGTTGGTACTTTAGCATCTCATCCAGAAAAAGGACTTGAAGTACAAGCAAGAATGATGGAAATTTTAAATTTAAATGTTCCTGCAATTTCTTGGCATGTAGCACGTGATAATCAAGCTGAATTTGTCAGCACGCTCGCAATTATTGCTGGTACGATTGGCAAAATCGCAAGTGAAATTCTTTCCTTGCAAAGAACAGAAATTATTGAATTAGAAGAACCTTTCTTTATGGGAAAAGTGGGTTCATCTACAATGCCGCATAAACGCAATCCGCAAGTAGTTGAAAATATCATTGCAGTTTGTCGCAGCGTAAGAAGTATTGCGCCTGCAATTGTAGAATCCATGGTAAGTGAAAATGAACGTGACTGGGGCTGTTTCCTTACAGAATGGGAAGCAATTCCACGCGCTTGTCATTTGTTAGGTGCAGCACTTGAAAAATCTATGGATGTCTTAGAACATTTAATTGTTTATCCTAAACACATGGAAAACAACTTAAATAAATTAAGAGGTATTATGATGAGCGAATGCGTTATGATGCATTTGGCACCTAAATTGGGTCGTATGACGGCGCATGACATCGTTTATAGAACTTGTATGAAGGCATATGAAGAAGAAGAATATATGGATGTAGCCTTAAAGGCAGAACCAAAAGTTCGTGAAGCCTTTACAGATGAAGAAATTGCAGCAATGATTGATCCGCATAACTATATCGGATATGCGCCGCAGTTTGCAGATCGTGTTCTTGAAAAATACAATGCAAAATAA
- a CDS encoding YezD family protein — MSISEEAWSLIENEVLDTGYGTVILTVQDGCLIQFEKTEKFRLDNASIGKKNEKRIAPTKKIHENLRKKLNGYLKDIKFGQISINIKDYKISQIEKLEKHRFEDLQGLYGDGI, encoded by the coding sequence ATGAGCATATCGGAAGAGGCTTGGAGCTTGATTGAGAATGAAGTGCTGGATACAGGTTATGGTACGGTAATTCTTACCGTACAAGACGGTTGTCTGATTCAATTTGAAAAAACGGAAAAATTTCGTTTAGACAATGCAAGCATTGGCAAGAAGAACGAAAAGAGAATCGCACCGACTAAAAAAATTCATGAAAATTTACGCAAGAAGTTGAATGGCTATTTAAAAGATATTAAATTTGGACAAATCAGTATCAACATCAAAGACTATAAAATATCACAGATTGAAAAACTAGAAAAACATCGATTTGAGGATTTGCAGGGCTTGTATGGTGACGGTATATAA